The following coding sequences are from one Augochlora pura isolate Apur16 chromosome 6, APUR_v2.2.1, whole genome shotgun sequence window:
- the LOC144471107 gene encoding peroxisomal acyl-coenzyme A oxidase 3 isoform X4, with protein sequence MTTLIADMPQGPLDSYRKRATFDWKLLKLNLDGLDYVEFQNNLWDFMRKTPVFNRLTSPTLDDERRICNARLKTLIANNIADPLRHRDWFNVIFQYDASIPIKMGVMQGMVPSAIFALGTEDHYDIAEKLQDGYYTSCFALTEIAHGTNAKGMRTTATYDPQLKSFIMHTPDFQAAKCWAGGLGKTATHALTFAQLITPDKRNHGLHTFIVPIRDPDTHLPLPGVTVGDMGEKIALNGVDNGFVMFDHYPVPRLYLLNRTANVTEDGKYINKVKNESKRFGASLGALSSGRATITSITANIASVAMVIAIRYCAVRRQFGPSESEEWPVIEYPAQQWRLFPHLAEIYALKIFSATFVHQMSEFQINLTNSMNADNADSAGMEIHALSSATKPICSWTCRDIIQNCRESCGGHGYLKMSRLGELRSENDANCTYEGENNVLIQQASNWLLNQWSNMLNGKYVSSPLGSALFINDANKILMQKFQHSTIQDTLKVENLLLSFQWLLCYYLKRTYNRTQYFKNNGCGDFEIRNNVQVFHAQTMSLLYAQHAIMKYFIERINDPSWRSEERNVLTKLCSLYGAVALEKRLGDFYAGGYATSTSNMDNILRDGIIKLCEELVDDAVALVDVLAPPDFVINSPLGMSDGEIYKHIKEWIFKKKENFDRPSWWNEITRSKL encoded by the exons ATGACAACTCTAATAGCTGACATGCCGCAAGGCCCGCTGGACTCTTACCGAAAACGTGCAACATTTGATTGGaagctattaaaattaaatttagatgGCCTAGACTACGTGGAGTTTCAG AACAATTTATGGGACTTCATGCGAAAGACACCTGTGTTCAACAGGCTCACTTCTCCGACGTTAGACGACGAACGAAGAATTTGTAACGCTCGTCTTAAAACACTGATTGCTAATAATATTGCG GATCCATTAAGACATAGGGACTGGTTCAATGTGATTTTCCAGTATGATGCCTCGATACCCATCAAAATGGGTGTAATGCAAGGCATGGTACCATCTGCAATTTTTGCTTTAGGTACAGAAGATCATTACGATATTGCAGAGAAACTTCAAGACGGTTAC TACACATCCTGTTTTGCGCTCACGGAAATAGCTCATGGAACCAACGCAAAAGGCATGAGAACTACAGCAACATACGATCCACAATTAAAAAGCTTCATCATGCATACCCCAGACTTTCAGGCTGCAAAGTGTTGGGCTGGGGGTTTAG GAAAAACTGCAACACATGCTCTTACTTTTGCTCAATTGATCACACCTGATAAACGCAATCACGGTCTTCACACATTCATTGTACCCATACGTGATCCAGATACCCATCTTCCTTTACCGGGCGTAACTGTTGGCGATATGGGtgaaaaaattgcattaaacgGTGTTGACAATGGATTTGTGATGTTTGATCATTATCCAGTTCCCCGGCTATACTTATTGAATCGAACAGCAAATGTAACAGAGgatggaaaatatattaataaagtgaAAAATGAGAGCAAAAGATTTG GTGCATCATTGGGCGCATTGTCATCCGGTCGTGCTACGATTACATCTATAACCGCAAACATTGCATCCGTCGCAATGGTGATCGCGATCCGATATTGCGCTGTAAGAAGACAATTTGGACCATCGGAGTCTGAGGAATGGCCAGTTATAGAATATCCAGCACAG CAATGGCGATTGTTCCCTCACTTGGCAGAAATATACGCACTAAAAATCTTCTCAGCCACGTTCGTGCATCAGATGtctgaatttcaaattaatttaacgaattCTATGAACGCGGATAATGCTGATAGCGCAGGTATGGAGATCCATGCATTATCTTCTGCAACTAAACCAATCTGTTCTTGGACTTGTCGagatattatacaaaattgtcgAGAGTCCTGTGGAGGACACGGCTACCTAAAAA tGTCACGCTTGGGTGAATTAAGGTCTGAAAATGATGCAAATTGTACATATGAGGGTGAAAATAATGTACTAATTCAGCAAGCCAGTAATTGGTTATTGAATCAATGGTCGAATATGCTTAATGGAAAGTATGTTAGCTCCCCTCTTGGAAGTGcactttttataaatgatgCCAACAAAATTTTGATGCAAAAGTTTCAGCATTCGACAATTCAAGATACATTGAAAGTAGAAA ATTTACTTCTATCCTTCCAATGGCTACTTTGCTACTACTTGAAAAGAACTTATAATAGGacacaatatttcaaaaacaaCGGTTGCGGTGAttttgaaattagaaataatgtaCAAGTGTTTCATGCACAAACCATGTCTCTGTTATATGCACAG CATgctataatgaaatattttatagaacgTATTAACGATCCATCATGGAGATCTGAAGAACGTAATGTATTAACAAAGTTGTGCTCACTTTATGGAGCTGTTGCTTTAGAAAAAAGATTAGGAGATTTTTATGCTGGTGGTTATGCAACATCTACAAGTAACATGGATAATATCCTACGAGATGGCATCATAAAGTTGTGTGAAGAATTAGTTGACGATGCTGTAGCTCTAGTAGACGTTCTAGCACCGCCAGACTTTGTCATAAATTCACCATTAGGAATGTCAGATGGAGAA ATATATAAACATATCAAAGAAtggatatttaagaaaaaagaaaacttcgACCGACCTTCATGGTGGAACGAAATAACACGATCAAAACTGTGA
- the LOC144471107 gene encoding peroxisomal acyl-coenzyme A oxidase 3 isoform X2, which yields MIKTRSTVIRFMSMNTANMTTLIADMPQGPLDSYRKRATFDWKLLKLNLDGLDYVEFQNNLWDFMRKTPVFNRLTSPTLDDERRICNARLKTLIANNIADPLRHRDWFNVIFQYDASIPIKMGVMQGMVPSAIFALGTEDHYDIAEKLQDGYYTSCFALTEIAHGTNAKGMRTTATYDPQLKSFIMHTPDFQAAKCWAGGLGKTATHALTFAQLITPDKRNHGLHTFIVPIRDPDTHLPLPGVTVGDMGEKIALNGVDNGFVMFDHYPVPRLYLLNRTANVTEDGKYINKVKNESKRFGASLGALSSGRATITSITANIASVAMVIAIRYCAVRRQFGPSESEEWPVIEYPAQQWRLFPHLAEIYALKIFSATFVHQMSEFQINLTNSMNADNADSAGMEIHALSSATKPICSWTCRDIIQNCRESCGGHGYLKMSRLGELRSENDANCTYEGENNVLIQQASNWLLNQWSNMLNGKYVSSPLGSALFINDANKILMQKFQHSTIQDTLKVENLLLSFQWLLCYYLKRTYNRTQYFKNNGCGDFEIRNNVQVFHAQTMSLLYAQHAIMKYFIERINDPSWRSEERNVLTKLCSLYGAVALEKRLGDFYAGGYATSTSNMDNILRDGIIKLCEELVDDAVALVDVLAPPDFVINSPLGMSDGEIYKHIKEWIFKKKENFDRPSWWNEITRSKL from the exons AATATGACAACTCTAATAGCTGACATGCCGCAAGGCCCGCTGGACTCTTACCGAAAACGTGCAACATTTGATTGGaagctattaaaattaaatttagatgGCCTAGACTACGTGGAGTTTCAG AACAATTTATGGGACTTCATGCGAAAGACACCTGTGTTCAACAGGCTCACTTCTCCGACGTTAGACGACGAACGAAGAATTTGTAACGCTCGTCTTAAAACACTGATTGCTAATAATATTGCG GATCCATTAAGACATAGGGACTGGTTCAATGTGATTTTCCAGTATGATGCCTCGATACCCATCAAAATGGGTGTAATGCAAGGCATGGTACCATCTGCAATTTTTGCTTTAGGTACAGAAGATCATTACGATATTGCAGAGAAACTTCAAGACGGTTAC TACACATCCTGTTTTGCGCTCACGGAAATAGCTCATGGAACCAACGCAAAAGGCATGAGAACTACAGCAACATACGATCCACAATTAAAAAGCTTCATCATGCATACCCCAGACTTTCAGGCTGCAAAGTGTTGGGCTGGGGGTTTAG GAAAAACTGCAACACATGCTCTTACTTTTGCTCAATTGATCACACCTGATAAACGCAATCACGGTCTTCACACATTCATTGTACCCATACGTGATCCAGATACCCATCTTCCTTTACCGGGCGTAACTGTTGGCGATATGGGtgaaaaaattgcattaaacgGTGTTGACAATGGATTTGTGATGTTTGATCATTATCCAGTTCCCCGGCTATACTTATTGAATCGAACAGCAAATGTAACAGAGgatggaaaatatattaataaagtgaAAAATGAGAGCAAAAGATTTG GTGCATCATTGGGCGCATTGTCATCCGGTCGTGCTACGATTACATCTATAACCGCAAACATTGCATCCGTCGCAATGGTGATCGCGATCCGATATTGCGCTGTAAGAAGACAATTTGGACCATCGGAGTCTGAGGAATGGCCAGTTATAGAATATCCAGCACAG CAATGGCGATTGTTCCCTCACTTGGCAGAAATATACGCACTAAAAATCTTCTCAGCCACGTTCGTGCATCAGATGtctgaatttcaaattaatttaacgaattCTATGAACGCGGATAATGCTGATAGCGCAGGTATGGAGATCCATGCATTATCTTCTGCAACTAAACCAATCTGTTCTTGGACTTGTCGagatattatacaaaattgtcgAGAGTCCTGTGGAGGACACGGCTACCTAAAAA tGTCACGCTTGGGTGAATTAAGGTCTGAAAATGATGCAAATTGTACATATGAGGGTGAAAATAATGTACTAATTCAGCAAGCCAGTAATTGGTTATTGAATCAATGGTCGAATATGCTTAATGGAAAGTATGTTAGCTCCCCTCTTGGAAGTGcactttttataaatgatgCCAACAAAATTTTGATGCAAAAGTTTCAGCATTCGACAATTCAAGATACATTGAAAGTAGAAA ATTTACTTCTATCCTTCCAATGGCTACTTTGCTACTACTTGAAAAGAACTTATAATAGGacacaatatttcaaaaacaaCGGTTGCGGTGAttttgaaattagaaataatgtaCAAGTGTTTCATGCACAAACCATGTCTCTGTTATATGCACAG CATgctataatgaaatattttatagaacgTATTAACGATCCATCATGGAGATCTGAAGAACGTAATGTATTAACAAAGTTGTGCTCACTTTATGGAGCTGTTGCTTTAGAAAAAAGATTAGGAGATTTTTATGCTGGTGGTTATGCAACATCTACAAGTAACATGGATAATATCCTACGAGATGGCATCATAAAGTTGTGTGAAGAATTAGTTGACGATGCTGTAGCTCTAGTAGACGTTCTAGCACCGCCAGACTTTGTCATAAATTCACCATTAGGAATGTCAGATGGAGAA ATATATAAACATATCAAAGAAtggatatttaagaaaaaagaaaacttcgACCGACCTTCATGGTGGAACGAAATAACACGATCAAAACTGTGA
- the LOC144471107 gene encoding peroxisomal acyl-coenzyme A oxidase 3 isoform X3, whose translation MVIRFMSMNTANMTTLIADMPQGPLDSYRKRATFDWKLLKLNLDGLDYVEFQNNLWDFMRKTPVFNRLTSPTLDDERRICNARLKTLIANNIADPLRHRDWFNVIFQYDASIPIKMGVMQGMVPSAIFALGTEDHYDIAEKLQDGYYTSCFALTEIAHGTNAKGMRTTATYDPQLKSFIMHTPDFQAAKCWAGGLGKTATHALTFAQLITPDKRNHGLHTFIVPIRDPDTHLPLPGVTVGDMGEKIALNGVDNGFVMFDHYPVPRLYLLNRTANVTEDGKYINKVKNESKRFGASLGALSSGRATITSITANIASVAMVIAIRYCAVRRQFGPSESEEWPVIEYPAQQWRLFPHLAEIYALKIFSATFVHQMSEFQINLTNSMNADNADSAGMEIHALSSATKPICSWTCRDIIQNCRESCGGHGYLKMSRLGELRSENDANCTYEGENNVLIQQASNWLLNQWSNMLNGKYVSSPLGSALFINDANKILMQKFQHSTIQDTLKVENLLLSFQWLLCYYLKRTYNRTQYFKNNGCGDFEIRNNVQVFHAQTMSLLYAQHAIMKYFIERINDPSWRSEERNVLTKLCSLYGAVALEKRLGDFYAGGYATSTSNMDNILRDGIIKLCEELVDDAVALVDVLAPPDFVINSPLGMSDGEIYKHIKEWIFKKKENFDRPSWWNEITRSKL comes from the exons AATATGACAACTCTAATAGCTGACATGCCGCAAGGCCCGCTGGACTCTTACCGAAAACGTGCAACATTTGATTGGaagctattaaaattaaatttagatgGCCTAGACTACGTGGAGTTTCAG AACAATTTATGGGACTTCATGCGAAAGACACCTGTGTTCAACAGGCTCACTTCTCCGACGTTAGACGACGAACGAAGAATTTGTAACGCTCGTCTTAAAACACTGATTGCTAATAATATTGCG GATCCATTAAGACATAGGGACTGGTTCAATGTGATTTTCCAGTATGATGCCTCGATACCCATCAAAATGGGTGTAATGCAAGGCATGGTACCATCTGCAATTTTTGCTTTAGGTACAGAAGATCATTACGATATTGCAGAGAAACTTCAAGACGGTTAC TACACATCCTGTTTTGCGCTCACGGAAATAGCTCATGGAACCAACGCAAAAGGCATGAGAACTACAGCAACATACGATCCACAATTAAAAAGCTTCATCATGCATACCCCAGACTTTCAGGCTGCAAAGTGTTGGGCTGGGGGTTTAG GAAAAACTGCAACACATGCTCTTACTTTTGCTCAATTGATCACACCTGATAAACGCAATCACGGTCTTCACACATTCATTGTACCCATACGTGATCCAGATACCCATCTTCCTTTACCGGGCGTAACTGTTGGCGATATGGGtgaaaaaattgcattaaacgGTGTTGACAATGGATTTGTGATGTTTGATCATTATCCAGTTCCCCGGCTATACTTATTGAATCGAACAGCAAATGTAACAGAGgatggaaaatatattaataaagtgaAAAATGAGAGCAAAAGATTTG GTGCATCATTGGGCGCATTGTCATCCGGTCGTGCTACGATTACATCTATAACCGCAAACATTGCATCCGTCGCAATGGTGATCGCGATCCGATATTGCGCTGTAAGAAGACAATTTGGACCATCGGAGTCTGAGGAATGGCCAGTTATAGAATATCCAGCACAG CAATGGCGATTGTTCCCTCACTTGGCAGAAATATACGCACTAAAAATCTTCTCAGCCACGTTCGTGCATCAGATGtctgaatttcaaattaatttaacgaattCTATGAACGCGGATAATGCTGATAGCGCAGGTATGGAGATCCATGCATTATCTTCTGCAACTAAACCAATCTGTTCTTGGACTTGTCGagatattatacaaaattgtcgAGAGTCCTGTGGAGGACACGGCTACCTAAAAA tGTCACGCTTGGGTGAATTAAGGTCTGAAAATGATGCAAATTGTACATATGAGGGTGAAAATAATGTACTAATTCAGCAAGCCAGTAATTGGTTATTGAATCAATGGTCGAATATGCTTAATGGAAAGTATGTTAGCTCCCCTCTTGGAAGTGcactttttataaatgatgCCAACAAAATTTTGATGCAAAAGTTTCAGCATTCGACAATTCAAGATACATTGAAAGTAGAAA ATTTACTTCTATCCTTCCAATGGCTACTTTGCTACTACTTGAAAAGAACTTATAATAGGacacaatatttcaaaaacaaCGGTTGCGGTGAttttgaaattagaaataatgtaCAAGTGTTTCATGCACAAACCATGTCTCTGTTATATGCACAG CATgctataatgaaatattttatagaacgTATTAACGATCCATCATGGAGATCTGAAGAACGTAATGTATTAACAAAGTTGTGCTCACTTTATGGAGCTGTTGCTTTAGAAAAAAGATTAGGAGATTTTTATGCTGGTGGTTATGCAACATCTACAAGTAACATGGATAATATCCTACGAGATGGCATCATAAAGTTGTGTGAAGAATTAGTTGACGATGCTGTAGCTCTAGTAGACGTTCTAGCACCGCCAGACTTTGTCATAAATTCACCATTAGGAATGTCAGATGGAGAA ATATATAAACATATCAAAGAAtggatatttaagaaaaaagaaaacttcgACCGACCTTCATGGTGGAACGAAATAACACGATCAAAACTGTGA
- the LOC144471107 gene encoding peroxisomal acyl-coenzyme A oxidase 3 isoform X1: MLSVLNNHLNKQVIRFMSMNTANMTTLIADMPQGPLDSYRKRATFDWKLLKLNLDGLDYVEFQNNLWDFMRKTPVFNRLTSPTLDDERRICNARLKTLIANNIADPLRHRDWFNVIFQYDASIPIKMGVMQGMVPSAIFALGTEDHYDIAEKLQDGYYTSCFALTEIAHGTNAKGMRTTATYDPQLKSFIMHTPDFQAAKCWAGGLGKTATHALTFAQLITPDKRNHGLHTFIVPIRDPDTHLPLPGVTVGDMGEKIALNGVDNGFVMFDHYPVPRLYLLNRTANVTEDGKYINKVKNESKRFGASLGALSSGRATITSITANIASVAMVIAIRYCAVRRQFGPSESEEWPVIEYPAQQWRLFPHLAEIYALKIFSATFVHQMSEFQINLTNSMNADNADSAGMEIHALSSATKPICSWTCRDIIQNCRESCGGHGYLKMSRLGELRSENDANCTYEGENNVLIQQASNWLLNQWSNMLNGKYVSSPLGSALFINDANKILMQKFQHSTIQDTLKVENLLLSFQWLLCYYLKRTYNRTQYFKNNGCGDFEIRNNVQVFHAQTMSLLYAQHAIMKYFIERINDPSWRSEERNVLTKLCSLYGAVALEKRLGDFYAGGYATSTSNMDNILRDGIIKLCEELVDDAVALVDVLAPPDFVINSPLGMSDGEIYKHIKEWIFKKKENFDRPSWWNEITRSKL, encoded by the exons AATATGACAACTCTAATAGCTGACATGCCGCAAGGCCCGCTGGACTCTTACCGAAAACGTGCAACATTTGATTGGaagctattaaaattaaatttagatgGCCTAGACTACGTGGAGTTTCAG AACAATTTATGGGACTTCATGCGAAAGACACCTGTGTTCAACAGGCTCACTTCTCCGACGTTAGACGACGAACGAAGAATTTGTAACGCTCGTCTTAAAACACTGATTGCTAATAATATTGCG GATCCATTAAGACATAGGGACTGGTTCAATGTGATTTTCCAGTATGATGCCTCGATACCCATCAAAATGGGTGTAATGCAAGGCATGGTACCATCTGCAATTTTTGCTTTAGGTACAGAAGATCATTACGATATTGCAGAGAAACTTCAAGACGGTTAC TACACATCCTGTTTTGCGCTCACGGAAATAGCTCATGGAACCAACGCAAAAGGCATGAGAACTACAGCAACATACGATCCACAATTAAAAAGCTTCATCATGCATACCCCAGACTTTCAGGCTGCAAAGTGTTGGGCTGGGGGTTTAG GAAAAACTGCAACACATGCTCTTACTTTTGCTCAATTGATCACACCTGATAAACGCAATCACGGTCTTCACACATTCATTGTACCCATACGTGATCCAGATACCCATCTTCCTTTACCGGGCGTAACTGTTGGCGATATGGGtgaaaaaattgcattaaacgGTGTTGACAATGGATTTGTGATGTTTGATCATTATCCAGTTCCCCGGCTATACTTATTGAATCGAACAGCAAATGTAACAGAGgatggaaaatatattaataaagtgaAAAATGAGAGCAAAAGATTTG GTGCATCATTGGGCGCATTGTCATCCGGTCGTGCTACGATTACATCTATAACCGCAAACATTGCATCCGTCGCAATGGTGATCGCGATCCGATATTGCGCTGTAAGAAGACAATTTGGACCATCGGAGTCTGAGGAATGGCCAGTTATAGAATATCCAGCACAG CAATGGCGATTGTTCCCTCACTTGGCAGAAATATACGCACTAAAAATCTTCTCAGCCACGTTCGTGCATCAGATGtctgaatttcaaattaatttaacgaattCTATGAACGCGGATAATGCTGATAGCGCAGGTATGGAGATCCATGCATTATCTTCTGCAACTAAACCAATCTGTTCTTGGACTTGTCGagatattatacaaaattgtcgAGAGTCCTGTGGAGGACACGGCTACCTAAAAA tGTCACGCTTGGGTGAATTAAGGTCTGAAAATGATGCAAATTGTACATATGAGGGTGAAAATAATGTACTAATTCAGCAAGCCAGTAATTGGTTATTGAATCAATGGTCGAATATGCTTAATGGAAAGTATGTTAGCTCCCCTCTTGGAAGTGcactttttataaatgatgCCAACAAAATTTTGATGCAAAAGTTTCAGCATTCGACAATTCAAGATACATTGAAAGTAGAAA ATTTACTTCTATCCTTCCAATGGCTACTTTGCTACTACTTGAAAAGAACTTATAATAGGacacaatatttcaaaaacaaCGGTTGCGGTGAttttgaaattagaaataatgtaCAAGTGTTTCATGCACAAACCATGTCTCTGTTATATGCACAG CATgctataatgaaatattttatagaacgTATTAACGATCCATCATGGAGATCTGAAGAACGTAATGTATTAACAAAGTTGTGCTCACTTTATGGAGCTGTTGCTTTAGAAAAAAGATTAGGAGATTTTTATGCTGGTGGTTATGCAACATCTACAAGTAACATGGATAATATCCTACGAGATGGCATCATAAAGTTGTGTGAAGAATTAGTTGACGATGCTGTAGCTCTAGTAGACGTTCTAGCACCGCCAGACTTTGTCATAAATTCACCATTAGGAATGTCAGATGGAGAA ATATATAAACATATCAAAGAAtggatatttaagaaaaaagaaaacttcgACCGACCTTCATGGTGGAACGAAATAACACGATCAAAACTGTGA